In Labrus bergylta chromosome 11, fLabBer1.1, whole genome shotgun sequence, one genomic interval encodes:
- the rnf7 gene encoding RING-box protein 2, translated as MDDGDEPGLVSLSHNTSSGSKSGGDKMFSLKKWNAVAMWSWDVECDTCAICRVQVMDACLRCQAENKQEDCVVVWGECNHSFHNCCMSLWVKQNNRCPLCQQDWVVQRIGK; from the exons ATGGATGACGGTGACGAGCCGGgtttagtctctctctctcacaacaCTTCCTCAGGCTCAAAGTCCGGCGGGGACAAAATGTTCTCCCTGAAGAAGTGGAACGCTGTCGCCATGTGGAGCTGGGACGTCGAGTGTGACACTTGTGCCATCTGCCGGGTACAAGTCATGG acGCTTGCCTCCGATGTCAGGcggaaaacaaacaagaggacTGTGTTG TTGTTTGGGGAGAATGCAACCACTCCTTCCATAACTGCTGCATGTCCCTTTGGGTGAAGCAGAACAATCGCTGCCCCCTCTGCCAGCAGGACTGGGTGGTTCAGAGAATCGGCAAATAA